The following proteins come from a genomic window of Acetomicrobium thermoterrenum DSM 13490:
- a CDS encoding phosphate acyltransferase: MAFKSLDFLFDRAKKGTVMRVVVAAAEDGEVLEAVKKANSEGIVEATLVGDKGRIARVAEERSIDISSFEIISAKSEEEAAAKAVQTVSSGNGDLLMKGFIKTSTLLKAVLNKEWGLRSGNLLSHLFLFEVPAFDRVIGLTDGGLNTYPGLQEKAAIVNNAVYCYHCLGVETPKVAALAAVEVVNPDMPCTIDAAALVQMNRRNQIKGCIIDGPLALDNALSEEAARHKG; encoded by the coding sequence TTGGCCTTTAAAAGTCTCGATTTTCTCTTTGATAGGGCTAAGAAAGGCACCGTTATGAGAGTTGTCGTCGCTGCAGCAGAGGACGGAGAAGTGCTTGAGGCGGTCAAAAAGGCAAATTCAGAAGGAATAGTTGAGGCTACCTTGGTCGGCGATAAGGGAAGGATAGCAAGGGTCGCCGAGGAAAGGAGCATAGACATATCTTCTTTCGAGATAATTTCAGCAAAAAGCGAGGAAGAAGCGGCCGCAAAGGCCGTACAAACCGTATCATCGGGAAATGGCGATCTTTTGATGAAGGGGTTCATAAAGACTTCTACCCTGCTTAAGGCCGTATTGAATAAAGAATGGGGCTTAAGGAGCGGGAACCTGCTCTCTCATTTGTTTCTTTTCGAGGTTCCTGCCTTCGATAGAGTTATAGGACTTACAGATGGGGGACTCAACACCTACCCCGGCCTTCAGGAGAAGGCGGCGATAGTAAATAACGCCGTTTACTGTTATCATTGTTTGGGCGTCGAAACGCCAAAGGTCGCTGCCTTGGCCGCCGTAGAGGTAGTAAATCCCGATATGCCCTGCACGATTGATGCAGCCGCATTGGTCCAGATGAACAGACGAAACCAGATAAAAGGCTGCATTATCGATGGACCTCTGGCTTTGGATAACGCCTTGAGCGAAGAGGCCGCACGTCATAAGGGA
- the buk gene encoding butyrate kinase — MVVAFNILVINPGSTSTKIAWYEDDVETWRKTITHVLEELSEFDGVISQLDFRLKALEDALKEARYSFDDLDAVIGRGGIVDPPMPGGVYRVEEVLIEYLKRCKPWEHASNLGGLMAHSIAQPRNIPAFIADSVATDELDDIARITGLPELPKYSLAHTLNVKSVVRKAAKELDGDWRKLRFIVAHLGGGFTICAHRDGRMVDLNNANENGPFSPERAGTVPTGDLVKLCYSGKYNVKELRRKLAGVSGFVGYLGTNDVREVKKRIEAGDEGAALIYHAMALQVAKEIASYSAVLEGKVDAIIMTGGVAYDDDFVAMVTERVQWIAPVLVYPGENEMKSLAENALRVLKGEEKSSSYADVVENYRKREVL; from the coding sequence ATGGTTGTGGCCTTTAATATATTGGTCATAAATCCAGGTTCTACCAGCACTAAGATAGCGTGGTATGAAGATGATGTGGAAACATGGAGAAAAACCATAACCCACGTCCTTGAAGAGTTGTCGGAGTTCGATGGCGTAATAAGCCAGTTGGACTTCAGATTAAAAGCCCTTGAAGACGCCTTGAAAGAGGCAAGGTATTCCTTCGACGATCTCGATGCGGTAATAGGGCGCGGAGGCATAGTCGATCCGCCCATGCCTGGTGGAGTTTATCGGGTAGAAGAGGTGTTGATCGAATATTTGAAGCGTTGCAAACCATGGGAGCATGCATCTAACTTAGGAGGGCTGATGGCCCACTCTATAGCACAACCCAGAAATATCCCTGCCTTCATCGCCGATTCGGTAGCTACCGATGAATTGGATGACATCGCAAGGATCACGGGTCTTCCGGAGCTTCCCAAGTATTCCTTGGCCCATACATTAAATGTGAAATCAGTAGTGCGTAAGGCGGCCAAGGAGTTGGATGGGGATTGGCGTAAACTTCGCTTTATAGTGGCCCATTTAGGAGGAGGCTTTACGATCTGCGCCCACAGGGACGGCAGAATGGTGGATCTAAACAATGCCAACGAAAACGGACCTTTTTCCCCGGAGCGTGCCGGGACCGTCCCCACGGGCGATTTGGTCAAGCTTTGCTATAGCGGCAAATATAACGTGAAGGAACTGCGTCGAAAGCTTGCAGGTGTTTCGGGGTTCGTCGGTTATCTCGGTACAAATGACGTTCGTGAGGTGAAGAAGCGCATTGAAGCGGGAGACGAAGGGGCTGCATTGATATACCACGCAATGGCTTTGCAGGTGGCCAAAGAGATCGCTTCCTATTCAGCCGTATTGGAGGGCAAGGTCGACGCCATTATCATGACCGGCGGCGTGGCCTACGACGATGACTTCGTGGCCATGGTAACGGAAAGGGTACAGTGGATAGCTCCCGTTTTGGTATATCCTGGGGAAAATGAAATGAAGTCCTTAGCGGAGAACGCCTTGAGGGTTTTGAAGGGGGAAGAAAAGTCGTCTTCCTATGCTGACGTCGTGGAAAATTACAGAAAAAGGGAGGTGCTTTAA
- the ilvE gene encoding branched-chain-amino-acid transaminase → MTVVYVNGEYVPKEEAKVSVYDHGFLYGDGVFEGIRAYAGRIFRLEEHIDRLYDSAKAIWLEIPISKEEMMEVCAETCRRNELKDAYIRLVVSRGTGDLGLDPRKCPKATVVCIADKIALYPEEFYQKGLKAATAATRKNYGEVLPPQVKTCNYLPNIMAKIESIVAGAQECFCMSREGYLTEGSGDNVFLVKNGVVKTPHPAVGILIGVTRNAVIELAKKLGYPVEETFLTRYDVYTADEAFVTGTAAEMVAVVEVDGRKIGNGKPGPVTEKLREEFRKLVTSEGYPIYK, encoded by the coding sequence ATGACTGTAGTATATGTCAATGGAGAGTATGTTCCCAAGGAAGAAGCAAAGGTCTCAGTGTACGATCATGGTTTTTTGTATGGCGACGGAGTGTTTGAGGGCATCAGAGCTTACGCCGGGCGCATATTTAGGCTGGAAGAGCATATCGACAGGCTCTACGATTCGGCTAAGGCAATATGGCTGGAGATACCCATCTCCAAAGAGGAAATGATGGAAGTTTGCGCGGAAACCTGCAGGAGAAATGAGCTCAAGGATGCCTACATCAGGTTGGTCGTGAGCAGAGGAACGGGAGACCTAGGTTTGGACCCAAGGAAGTGTCCAAAAGCGACAGTAGTATGCATTGCCGATAAAATTGCCCTCTACCCGGAGGAGTTTTATCAGAAGGGCTTGAAGGCGGCTACGGCAGCTACGAGAAAAAACTACGGAGAGGTGCTTCCTCCCCAAGTTAAAACCTGCAATTATCTTCCCAATATCATGGCCAAGATTGAATCGATAGTTGCGGGAGCCCAAGAGTGCTTCTGCATGAGCCGCGAAGGTTATTTGACGGAAGGCTCCGGCGACAATGTGTTTTTGGTTAAAAACGGTGTAGTTAAGACCCCTCACCCCGCTGTTGGAATTTTGATCGGCGTTACGAGAAATGCCGTTATAGAATTGGCCAAGAAATTGGGTTACCCCGTGGAGGAGACTTTCCTTACGAGATATGACGTTTACACTGCTGATGAAGCCTTCGTCACCGGTACTGCAGCCGAAATGGTTGCCGTCGTTGAGGTAGATGGAAGAAAGATTGGCAATGGCAAGCCAGGTCCTGTCACGGAGAAACTCAGAGAAGAATTTCGCAAGCTGGTAACTTCTGAAGGATATCCCATTTACAAGTAA
- a CDS encoding aminotransferase class IV — protein MKLCYYNGEFKSLGEISIPVTDFLVQRGVGVFDTLRTYRKRPHAMSIHLKRLEESSHALGIKLPLDIQQIIGVIRKGIAMMDCEEVQMRIYVSGGDVFEDGQFPNPRFFVIFEPLEKAPRENYERGVALAPIDMDRPFPHIKSVFYLPAYVGRRDDKEALEVLYCPDGEITESSSSSFFMVIDGRIVTAPTEKVLDGVMRQIIITLAEESGLKVEMRCPLLSEVSTAQEAFITGSIKEILPVRRIGSQHLAQVNGPVSQYLQHLYSAKIEDYLE, from the coding sequence TTGAAGCTTTGTTATTACAACGGCGAGTTTAAATCTCTCGGAGAAATCAGCATTCCCGTAACTGACTTTCTCGTACAAAGAGGCGTAGGTGTTTTTGACACATTGAGGACCTATCGGAAAAGACCCCATGCAATGTCGATCCATTTGAAAAGGCTGGAGGAATCATCCCATGCCCTGGGAATTAAACTTCCCTTGGATATACAACAAATCATCGGGGTCATCAGAAAAGGCATTGCAATGATGGATTGCGAAGAAGTTCAAATGCGAATTTACGTCTCGGGGGGAGATGTATTTGAAGATGGCCAATTTCCCAATCCAAGATTTTTTGTCATATTTGAACCGTTGGAAAAGGCACCAAGGGAAAATTACGAACGCGGGGTGGCTCTCGCCCCCATAGATATGGACAGGCCTTTCCCGCACATAAAAAGCGTATTTTACCTCCCTGCATATGTTGGACGTAGGGACGATAAAGAGGCTTTGGAAGTTTTGTACTGTCCCGATGGAGAGATAACGGAATCTTCAAGCAGCAGCTTCTTCATGGTGATCGACGGCAGGATAGTCACAGCTCCTACAGAGAAGGTGCTCGACGGGGTAATGCGCCAAATTATCATTACACTAGCTGAAGAAAGCGGATTGAAGGTCGAGATGAGGTGCCCCCTGCTTTCCGAAGTATCAACAGCACAAGAAGCGTTCATAACGGGGAGCATCAAGGAAATACTCCCCGTAAGAAGGATTGGAAGCCAGCATCTGGCACAGGTCAATGGCCCGGTAAGTCAATACCTTCAACACCTTTATTCAGCAAAGATAGAAGATTATTTGGAATAG
- a CDS encoding DedA family protein, with amino-acid sequence MLEAIVIFLVNTIGRLGYVGITALMFLESSFFPFPSEVVVPPAGFLAAEGKMSLPVVIFCGVAGSLLGAIFNYYLALKLGRYFLIKYGKYFFISEKSLNKAENFFKKHGAVSTFVGRLLPGIRQYISLPAGIARMRLDLFSLYTSLGAGIWVVVLALLGYYIGNNRERLQETLHSISVALFFLCVTIIAIYVLWYRSKAKKLKDTR; translated from the coding sequence ATGCTTGAAGCTATAGTTATTTTTTTGGTGAACACCATAGGCCGCTTGGGGTATGTAGGGATAACGGCTTTGATGTTTTTGGAATCTTCTTTTTTCCCCTTTCCCAGCGAAGTTGTCGTGCCGCCGGCAGGCTTTTTGGCAGCCGAGGGCAAGATGTCACTGCCTGTAGTAATATTTTGCGGAGTCGCAGGAAGCTTATTAGGGGCGATATTCAACTATTATTTGGCTCTGAAACTGGGAAGATATTTTCTAATAAAATATGGCAAATATTTTTTTATCAGCGAAAAAAGCCTGAACAAAGCCGAAAACTTCTTTAAAAAGCACGGCGCCGTGAGCACATTCGTCGGAAGATTGCTGCCCGGCATCAGGCAGTACATATCGTTGCCGGCGGGTATAGCAAGGATGAGGTTGGACCTTTTTAGCTTATACACTTCACTGGGGGCCGGAATATGGGTGGTAGTGCTGGCCCTGCTCGGATATTACATAGGAAACAACAGAGAGCGGCTTCAGGAGACACTTCATTCAATTTCCGTGGCGCTTTTTTTCTTATGTGTAACGATAATAGCGATATATGTATTATGGTACAGATCTAAGGCGAAGAAGCTCAAAGACACTCGCTAA
- a CDS encoding ATP-binding protein, with protein sequence MKKFNIIRVRKFLEIALLAKAFAIAAPKPVALIPIGPQGCGKTSLGLYLSRKIRSFEMISQDEIRKSLFLQMHPEENGVGFERIYEVLRPKEPEIRRKAIEALKSSTKEVVYVDRMNLTPASRSDFIVPDRFNVAIYFDLPLDEILRRHKNRPDKVLAIPDHIVISCFNMAEFPKRDEFDARVILSPISIRREESGHRKDKGNLSNE encoded by the coding sequence ATGAAAAAATTCAACATAATTAGGGTCAGAAAATTCCTGGAGATAGCTCTTTTGGCGAAGGCCTTTGCTATAGCCGCTCCAAAGCCCGTAGCTTTGATCCCGATAGGGCCTCAAGGATGCGGAAAGACGAGCCTGGGGTTATACCTGTCTCGCAAAATTCGCAGTTTCGAGATGATATCCCAGGACGAAATAAGAAAATCCTTGTTTCTTCAGATGCACCCCGAAGAAAATGGCGTCGGGTTCGAAAGGATATATGAGGTTCTGAGACCTAAGGAGCCGGAGATACGCAGAAAAGCTATTGAGGCTTTGAAGTCAAGCACGAAAGAGGTCGTATATGTGGATAGAATGAATCTGACGCCTGCATCAAGGTCCGACTTTATCGTTCCCGATAGATTTAACGTGGCCATCTACTTCGACCTGCCCTTGGATGAAATTTTAAGAAGACATAAGAACAGGCCCGATAAGGTTTTGGCCATCCCCGATCATATAGTGATCAGTTGCTTTAACATGGCAGAATTTCCCAAAAGGGATGAGTTTGACGCCAGAGTTATCCTGAGTCCGATCAGTATAAGAAGGGAAGAAAGTGGACACAGAAAGGACAAGGGCAATTTGTCGAACGAGTAG
- a CDS encoding D-alanine--D-alanine ligase family protein, with translation MFNIAEGIGTERGRESQIPCLLESLGIPYSGSDPVSLAISLDKYLTNVVLKRENVPVPFMTLFRSEDDLRNVDMLFQDNNETYIAKPRWEGSSKGVFRDSICRNPNELKRNVLRIFERYRQPAIIEAFLPGIEITAGIVGNGRDARLLGMMKISERKPSDDGVFLYSLEHKRYWLECILYEGPEAINEKVRREAAMIALDAFHALELRDIARIDMQMDGQGQLRVIDINPCRGFHLIIATFQFFIP, from the coding sequence ATGTTCAATATTGCTGAAGGAATAGGCACAGAAAGGGGCAGAGAATCTCAAATACCCTGCCTGCTCGAATCCTTGGGGATCCCCTATAGCGGATCTGATCCCGTTTCTCTTGCAATATCTTTGGATAAATATCTCACGAATGTCGTTTTAAAAAGAGAAAACGTCCCCGTGCCATTCATGACGCTCTTCAGAAGCGAAGATGACTTGCGCAATGTTGACATGTTGTTTCAGGATAACAACGAAACTTACATCGCAAAGCCCAGATGGGAAGGCTCATCCAAAGGCGTGTTCCGCGATTCCATATGTCGAAACCCGAATGAATTGAAACGAAATGTCTTGAGGATATTCGAGCGATACAGACAACCCGCCATCATCGAAGCCTTTCTGCCCGGCATAGAGATAACAGCCGGCATCGTCGGCAACGGCAGGGATGCCCGTTTGTTGGGCATGATGAAGATTTCGGAACGAAAACCATCGGATGACGGCGTCTTTTTGTATTCTTTGGAACATAAAAGATATTGGCTGGAATGCATACTCTATGAAGGCCCTGAAGCTATAAACGAAAAGGTCCGACGTGAAGCTGCAATGATCGCTCTCGATGCATTTCATGCCTTGGAACTCAGGGATATAGCTCGCATCGACATGCAGATGGACGGACAAGGCCAACTGAGGGTCATAGATATCAACCCCTGCCGGGGCTTTCACCTTATTATAGCGACCTTCCAATTCTTTATTCCCTAA
- a CDS encoding D-alanine--D-alanine ligase family protein, with translation MRILIVTAKEDTERPDVLDTLTVRYMVAKALASVGHKTYVLGVTKKDLRSFDVLENKIKRFRPDCIFNLFEGFSDDSKKEVLFATFLESLNIPFTGNGSAALQASLDNCSKEAGCSLSRKSLKEKSEGISGWRKKRNPKTPLMPNAPSPQARTNRLATN, from the coding sequence ATGAGGATATTGATCGTAACTGCCAAAGAGGATACGGAAAGGCCGGATGTACTGGATACCCTGACCGTTAGATATATGGTCGCAAAGGCTCTCGCTTCTGTCGGACATAAGACGTATGTGCTCGGCGTCACCAAAAAGGATCTGAGGAGTTTTGATGTGCTGGAGAATAAGATAAAGCGTTTCCGGCCGGATTGTATATTCAATCTCTTCGAAGGATTTTCCGACGACAGCAAAAAAGAAGTATTGTTTGCGACCTTTTTGGAAAGCCTGAACATACCATTTACTGGAAACGGCTCTGCTGCCCTGCAAGCTTCCTTAGATAACTGCTCGAAGGAGGCAGGTTGCAGCTTGAGCCGCAAGAGCTTAAAAGAGAAGAGCGAAGGCATCAGTGGATGGAGGAAAAAGCGCAACCCCAAAACGCCCCTGATGCCCAACGCTCCATCCCCGCAAGCAAGGACAAATAGGCTAGCGACAAATTAG
- a CDS encoding pyrimidine dimer DNA glycosylase/endonuclease V: MRIWSLHPRYLDGKGLVALWREGLLAKAVLEGKTRGYVHHPQLARFRAQPDPVGAINAYLHFVLLEGRARNYRFDENKLLPVERCPLISVTDGQICYEWKHLLAKLKTRDRSRYSSLCSIEAPDAHPLMKVVPGPVEPWEAVR; the protein is encoded by the coding sequence ATGAGGATCTGGTCGTTGCATCCCCGTTATCTTGATGGCAAAGGGCTGGTGGCGCTGTGGCGGGAGGGGCTGCTCGCCAAGGCGGTATTGGAGGGAAAGACTCGCGGTTACGTCCATCATCCCCAGCTTGCACGTTTTCGCGCTCAACCGGATCCTGTGGGCGCGATAAATGCCTATTTACATTTCGTCCTCCTTGAAGGTCGTGCGCGAAACTATCGCTTCGACGAGAATAAGCTGTTGCCCGTCGAAAGATGTCCGCTAATTTCCGTGACCGACGGGCAGATTTGCTACGAATGGAAGCATTTGTTGGCCAAGCTCAAGACAAGAGATAGGAGTCGGTATAGCTCGCTTTGTTCAATAGAAGCTCCTGACGCTCACCCTTTAATGAAGGTCGTTCCCGGTCCTGTTGAGCCCTGGGAAGCGGTCAGGTGA
- a CDS encoding GmrSD restriction endonuclease domain-containing protein encodes MPDVVFKKVDYTLKKLVEDIDIGEIGLPDIQRPFVWPSSKVRDLFDSMYRGYPIGYFLFWENGFPGEHKVIGTGQKQKAPRLLIVDGQQRLASLYTVTKAVPIVSKDFRHARIRIAFNPIEEGFEVTNPAIERDVEWIPDISEIWKPEVSSYTFISKFFHRLGANREIADEERTKIANSITRLEKLLDYPLTALEISSSVDEDRVAEIFVRINSKGTPLNQADFILTLMSVFWDDGRKQLEEFCRQAKKPPVDNRPSPYNHYLAPSPDQLLRPSVALGFRRARLEHVYSLLRGKDLQTRQFSVEQREKQFDILREAQDCVLNLQNWHDFFKVLKRAGYQSGQLLSSEMTIVYTYAMWLIGKMDYCVDPYYLREVMARWFFMVALTGRYTSSPEGRMEQDLALLRGIDTAEGFVKVLDQQINAIFTRDYWEVTLPNELETAAARSTGQFAFYAALCLLDANVLYSKMKVSELLDPTIKSKKKALERHHLFPRRYLQKMGIREKRLIYQTANYALVEWRDNIAISDKAPKDYVPQVEARFTGEELQKMYTMHALPERWYEMEYTTFLNERRKLMADIIRRGFMKLKDNIKAML; translated from the coding sequence ATGCCTGATGTTGTTTTTAAAAAGGTCGATTATACCCTCAAAAAGCTTGTGGAGGATATCGATATAGGGGAGATTGGACTACCTGATATCCAAAGACCGTTTGTTTGGCCAAGCAGCAAAGTGCGGGACTTATTTGACTCAATGTATCGTGGTTATCCGATAGGTTATTTTTTATTTTGGGAGAATGGCTTCCCCGGTGAACATAAAGTCATAGGAACTGGCCAAAAGCAAAAAGCCCCTCGTTTGTTAATAGTAGACGGCCAACAACGATTGGCTTCATTATATACAGTAACTAAGGCAGTTCCTATTGTAAGTAAAGATTTTCGTCATGCTCGTATTCGTATTGCCTTTAACCCCATAGAAGAAGGATTTGAAGTTACAAACCCTGCCATTGAAAGAGATGTGGAATGGATTCCCGATATTAGCGAGATATGGAAACCGGAAGTGAGCAGTTATACATTTATAAGTAAATTCTTTCATCGTCTTGGAGCAAATCGTGAAATTGCCGATGAAGAAAGAACAAAAATAGCAAATTCAATCACACGGTTAGAAAAGCTCTTAGATTATCCTCTTACTGCGTTGGAAATATCTTCTTCTGTTGATGAAGATAGAGTTGCAGAAATATTTGTTCGCATCAATAGCAAGGGTACACCCCTTAATCAGGCTGATTTTATTCTTACACTTATGTCGGTGTTTTGGGATGATGGTCGAAAACAACTGGAAGAGTTTTGCCGTCAGGCTAAAAAACCGCCAGTTGATAATCGTCCATCACCATATAACCATTACCTTGCCCCTAGCCCTGATCAGTTGTTAAGGCCTAGTGTCGCCCTTGGTTTTCGTCGAGCAAGGTTAGAGCACGTATATTCGCTACTGCGCGGGAAGGATTTGCAAACTCGGCAGTTTTCCGTAGAGCAGAGAGAAAAACAATTTGATATATTGAGAGAAGCTCAGGATTGTGTTTTGAATCTCCAAAATTGGCACGATTTCTTTAAGGTATTAAAGCGTGCCGGTTATCAAAGTGGTCAGCTCCTCTCCTCCGAAATGACAATAGTCTATACATATGCAATGTGGTTGATCGGTAAGATGGATTATTGCGTAGACCCTTATTACCTGAGAGAAGTTATGGCTCGCTGGTTTTTTATGGTAGCTCTTACGGGACGTTACACCAGCTCTCCAGAAGGTCGTATGGAGCAGGATTTAGCGCTCTTACGGGGGATCGATACAGCTGAGGGGTTTGTGAAAGTGCTGGATCAACAAATAAATGCCATTTTTACGAGAGACTATTGGGAAGTGACCCTGCCTAACGAATTAGAGACAGCTGCCGCTCGCAGTACTGGCCAATTTGCCTTTTATGCAGCGCTTTGCCTTCTTGATGCCAATGTGTTGTACTCTAAGATGAAGGTCTCTGAATTGTTGGATCCAACCATTAAAAGTAAAAAGAAAGCCCTGGAACGTCATCATCTGTTTCCTCGGCGATACTTACAGAAAATGGGCATTCGAGAGAAGCGTCTTATTTATCAGACGGCTAACTACGCCTTGGTGGAATGGCGTGACAATATAGCCATATCGGATAAAGCACCCAAGGATTACGTGCCTCAAGTTGAGGCCAGATTTACCGGCGAAGAACTGCAAAAAATGTATACGATGCATGCACTGCCCGAAAGATGGTATGAAATGGAATATACGACCTTCTTAAATGAGCGTAGAAAATTAATGGCTGATATCATTCGCAGGGGATTTATGAAATTGAAAGATAATATTAAAGCAATGCTCTAA
- the pglZ gene encoding BREX-3 system phosphatase PglZ, with translation MLHRIPRFLARNLAGDKRTKIAFLLIDGLALDQWITLRNVLKELDSRLQFRESAVFAWVPTLTSVSRQAAFAGKPPMFFPTNIRTTDRESNLWAQFWAEQGLSANDIAYIRGLGNEISSKHYEVLKQDRLRVAGLVVDKIDRIMHGMQLGAAGMHNQIWQWTKQGFMRDLLSILIDSGFRVYITSDHGNIEAKGIGCPNEGVTAELRGGRVRIYSDPSLRTKCKMSFPDSLEWPSIGLPEDYYALIAPSRAAFIRKDDVIVSHGGISIEEVIAPFIEVERA, from the coding sequence ATGTTACATCGTATTCCTAGATTCCTTGCGCGAAATCTAGCAGGGGATAAGCGCACTAAAATAGCTTTTTTGTTAATCGATGGCCTTGCTTTAGATCAATGGATAACATTACGTAATGTCTTAAAAGAGTTGGATTCAAGATTGCAGTTTAGGGAGTCTGCGGTTTTTGCGTGGGTACCAACTTTAACGTCGGTATCTCGACAAGCGGCATTTGCTGGGAAACCTCCCATGTTCTTTCCGACAAACATTCGAACGACTGATAGAGAATCGAATCTTTGGGCTCAATTCTGGGCAGAGCAAGGACTTAGTGCCAATGATATAGCTTACATCAGAGGGTTAGGTAATGAAATATCTAGTAAACATTATGAGGTTCTAAAACAAGATCGATTACGAGTAGCTGGTTTGGTCGTAGATAAGATTGATCGGATAATGCATGGAATGCAGTTAGGTGCTGCCGGCATGCATAATCAGATTTGGCAATGGACTAAGCAGGGATTCATGAGAGACCTTTTGAGCATTTTAATAGATAGTGGTTTTAGAGTATATATTACATCAGATCATGGGAACATCGAGGCCAAGGGAATTGGTTGTCCTAATGAAGGGGTAACCGCAGAATTGCGGGGGGGGCGTGTTCGTATATATTCCGATCCAAGTTTAAGAACAAAGTGCAAAATGTCATTTCCCGATTCACTGGAATGGCCGTCTATCGGCCTCCCAGAAGATTATTATGCTTTAATTGCACCAAGTAGGGCAGCCTTTATTCGAAAGGACGATGTGATTGTAAGTCATGGTGGCATTAGCATCGAGGAAGTTATAGCCCCATTTATCGAGGTTGAACGAGCATAA
- a CDS encoding transposase translates to MAYNFISSDRDQMYLLPPDMRDCLPGNHLLWFIMEIVSHLDLIPFYKRYNPKEEGRVAYNPSTMTALYFYSYCTGVRSSRKIKQLCIESVPFKIISDDHHPDHTTISRFRKNFATELAGLFIQVLTVCCESGLCNVSTVSVDGTKIKANITNPDSRIMEISKSSKIIYPCLLLQFPPWSISF, encoded by the coding sequence ATGGCATATAACTTTATAAGTAGCGACAGAGATCAAATGTACCTTTTACCGCCTGATATGAGAGACTGCCTACCGGGAAATCATCTCCTCTGGTTCATAATGGAGATAGTTTCACATCTTGACCTCATTCCTTTCTATAAACGCTACAATCCGAAAGAAGAGGGAAGAGTCGCCTATAATCCGTCCACAATGACAGCTTTGTATTTTTACTCATACTGCACTGGCGTTAGATCAAGCAGAAAGATAAAACAGCTTTGTATTGAAAGCGTGCCCTTTAAAATCATATCCGATGACCATCATCCGGACCATACTACCATAAGCCGTTTTCGTAAGAACTTTGCCACAGAACTTGCAGGCCTGTTTATTCAGGTTTTAACTGTATGCTGCGAATCAGGACTTTGCAATGTCAGTACAGTTTCCGTAGATGGAACAAAGATAAAGGCCAATATCACCAACCCTGACAGCAGGATCATGGAGATCAGCAAGTCCAGCAAGATAATATACCCTTGCCTCTTACTACAGTTTCCACCATGGAGTATAAGCTTTTGA